The proteins below come from a single Chryseobacterium bernardetii genomic window:
- a CDS encoding T9SS type A sorting domain-containing protein: MKNTLALIIIFINSLFFGQSINSTLLETNFGGDSEPDHLTKIGNKIYFSASVYNDRELYIKDDLNSIPRLVKNINTNYGSISSSSFFKELNGILLFTASSNLIGNNNRQLWRSDGTENGTSLVKIINTDYDTNIDNSINLGNKMFFTSYVNNSNDLWVTDGTEAGTKIVKKINLNGNSNVMHPFVFNNEIYFLANDGITGMELWKSNGTENGTVQVFDFFIGSTSGINLKPIVYNNNIYFIGQQSTNQKGLWKYDGTQTQLVKNFVNINYFDPVILQNKLIFCMNTTSGFQLWSSDGTVANTNPLFNTPPYSSVSAYSKPLRVFNNKLYFEATDSSFNTSIWISEGTASTTVSLSSVIPVLSNATIISNSSGNNYLIFRNNNSDHYISDGTISGTKHISDITLISNYSGYSLNALEYNDTIILNGKNKKNGLELFKYNFSTNSSTILDDIHHRFSSDINASISLNNNLIYFGNSFNEGMELFISDGTVSNTKLLKDMNIGEYSTVFTGDNNYFFKNGNRAFFRCNVGSGYEPCVTDGTEAGTYLIKDLSPFNQGSLNEDPYFMTLDGNNVLFGADDGANNTTGASRLWRTDGTQSGTNKIHDVQIVGGNGYKSSTLNGKVYFTGYDTNNVYSIWVTDGTTGGTQIFKTFYNSQGNNIIPRIINTLGNKFVIVIEDVNSQFNYYQNILVSDGISPNNITQIASLAKSTQSSGGMVGETIVYNNKLYFYAFNYTGTYPSDAYKLYSTDGTLIGTNVFSNLISSCCIVDIKFNICGNKLYILKDKLYVTDGISQPVALDNGGHAFNNFNCVNNNLFFLNNQYQNYKIWTSNGTVSGTHPFNLYANGHLIGNNESIYKLASTDDKLFYLANFYNTDVLKESGAEIYIVDISSQNLGSEEVAQSLSRNSSFIVYPNPASDIIHIQSENENRINDIKVYDLSGKLLVSTSSNNYNVQLNLKELVKGMYVMVIRTGDTVVTKKIIKK; the protein is encoded by the coding sequence ATGAAAAATACTCTAGCTTTAATTATTATTTTTATTAATTCATTGTTTTTTGGGCAAAGTATAAATTCAACTTTGCTTGAAACTAATTTTGGTGGTGATAGCGAGCCAGATCATTTAACCAAGATTGGTAATAAAATTTATTTCTCAGCAAGCGTATATAATGATAGAGAGCTATATATTAAAGATGATTTAAATAGTATACCACGCTTAGTAAAAAATATAAATACAAATTATGGGTCAATTAGTAGTAGTTCTTTTTTTAAAGAATTAAATGGAATATTATTATTTACTGCAAGTTCTAACTTAATTGGTAATAATAATCGACAATTGTGGAGAAGTGATGGTACTGAAAACGGAACATCCCTTGTAAAAATTATTAATACAGATTATGATACGAATATTGATAATTCCATTAATTTGGGTAATAAGATGTTTTTTACCAGTTATGTTAATAATTCAAATGATCTTTGGGTGACAGATGGAACAGAAGCAGGTACTAAGATTGTTAAGAAGATTAATCTAAATGGGAATTCAAATGTAATGCACCCATTCGTTTTTAATAATGAAATATATTTTCTTGCTAATGATGGTATCACGGGGATGGAATTATGGAAAAGTAATGGTACTGAAAATGGAACAGTACAAGTTTTTGATTTTTTTATAGGTTCAACAAGTGGTATAAATTTAAAACCAATTGTATATAATAATAATATTTATTTTATAGGTCAGCAAAGTACAAACCAGAAAGGGCTTTGGAAATATGATGGTACGCAAACACAATTGGTGAAAAATTTTGTTAATATCAATTATTTTGATCCGGTAATTTTGCAAAATAAATTGATATTTTGTATGAATACTACATCAGGATTTCAATTATGGTCTAGTGATGGAACTGTTGCAAATACTAATCCATTATTTAATACTCCACCTTATTCATCAGTTAGTGCATATAGTAAGCCTCTACGAGTATTTAATAATAAATTATATTTTGAAGCAACTGATTCTTCATTTAACACATCAATTTGGATTTCAGAGGGAACAGCATCAACCACAGTGAGCTTATCTTCAGTTATACCAGTATTGTCTAATGCAACTATTATTAGTAATTCTTCTGGAAATAATTATCTTATTTTCAGAAATAACAATAGTGACCATTATATATCTGATGGAACTATTAGCGGAACAAAACATATTTCAGATATTACTTTAATTTCAAATTACAGTGGATACAGCTTAAATGCCTTAGAATATAATGATACCATTATTTTAAATGGAAAAAATAAGAAAAATGGCCTAGAATTATTTAAGTATAATTTTTCAACAAATTCATCAACAATTTTAGATGATATCCATCACAGATTTTCGTCTGATATTAATGCAAGTATTTCCTTAAATAATAATTTAATCTATTTCGGAAATAGTTTTAATGAAGGAATGGAGCTGTTTATATCAGATGGAACAGTATCAAATACAAAGTTGTTAAAGGATATGAATATTGGAGAATATTCTACAGTTTTTACAGGTGATAATAATTATTTCTTCAAAAATGGTAATAGAGCATTCTTTAGATGTAATGTTGGATCTGGATACGAGCCTTGTGTAACTGATGGTACTGAAGCGGGAACTTATCTAATCAAAGATTTGTCACCGTTTAATCAAGGTTCTTTAAATGAAGATCCTTACTTTATGACACTAGACGGAAATAATGTTCTTTTTGGCGCAGATGATGGTGCAAATAATACTACCGGTGCAAGCAGACTTTGGAGAACTGACGGAACACAATCTGGAACTAATAAAATACATGATGTTCAAATTGTTGGTGGGAACGGATATAAATCTTCTACACTAAATGGTAAAGTTTATTTTACAGGATATGATACTAATAATGTCTATTCAATTTGGGTAACAGATGGAACAACGGGAGGAACTCAAATTTTCAAAACTTTTTATAACTCACAGGGAAATAACATTATCCCAAGAATAATTAATACATTAGGAAATAAATTTGTTATAGTAATAGAGGATGTTAATTCCCAATTTAATTACTATCAGAATATCTTAGTATCAGATGGTATTTCTCCGAACAACATAACACAGATAGCTTCATTAGCAAAATCCACACAGTCTAGCGGGGGTATGGTAGGAGAAACTATAGTTTATAACAATAAATTATATTTCTATGCATTTAATTATACCGGAACATATCCTTCAGATGCCTATAAATTATATTCTACCGATGGAACTTTAATAGGTACAAATGTTTTTTCCAATCTAATTTCAAGTTGCTGTATTGTAGATATTAAATTTAATATTTGTGGAAACAAATTATATATTTTAAAAGATAAATTATATGTAACTGATGGCATAAGCCAACCAGTTGCTTTGGATAATGGAGGTCATGCGTTTAACAATTTTAATTGTGTTAATAATAATTTATTTTTCTTAAACAACCAATATCAAAATTATAAAATATGGACATCTAACGGAACAGTTTCGGGCACTCACCCATTCAATTTGTATGCAAATGGTCATTTGATTGGGAATAATGAATCAATTTATAAATTAGCTTCAACAGATGATAAATTATTTTATTTAGCAAACTTTTATAATACGGATGTATTAAAAGAATCAGGTGCTGAAATCTATATTGTTGATATAAGTAGTCAAAATTTGGGAAGCGAAGAAGTTGCTCAAAGTTTAAGTAGAAATTCTTCGTTTATTGTATATCCAAATCCTGCTTCAGATATTATCCATATTCAAAGTGAAAATGAAAATAGAATAAATGATATTAAAGTTTATGATTTGTCCGGGAAGCTTTTAGTGAGCACTTCATCTAATAACTATAATGTACAATTAAATTTAAAAGAGTTAGTTAAGGGTATGTATGTAATGGTTATAAGAACAGGAGATACAGTAGTGACAAAAAAAATTATAAAAAAGTAG
- a CDS encoding 3-hydroxyacyl-CoA dehydrogenase NAD-binding domain-containing protein, which produces MNIGIIGAGTMGVGIAQVAATAGCRVVLFDANAPQIDKALTGLEKTLQKLAEKGKISQEKATEIRNNIVKGEALQDLKDSDLVIEAIIENKDIKTKVFTELETHVSENCIIGSNTSSISITSLGAELKKPERFIGIHFFNPAPLMPLVEVIPSLLTEKTLPEKIYNLMKDWGKTPVIAKDIPGFIVNRIARPYYGEALRIVEENIATPEQVDEAMKTLGNFKMGPFELMDLIGVDVNFAVTTTVYKDYFYDPKYKPSLLQQRMSEAKLHGRKTGKGFYDYSEGVVKPEAQKDDALYQQIFLRIISMLINEAVEAKRLGVANDEDIELAMQKGVNYPKGLLAWGKEIGYSKISETLHNLYNEYQEERYRQSPLLRKL; this is translated from the coding sequence ATGAATATTGGAATTATTGGGGCAGGAACCATGGGTGTTGGAATTGCCCAGGTAGCTGCAACAGCAGGATGCAGGGTCGTTTTATTCGATGCTAATGCTCCACAAATAGATAAAGCACTTACAGGTTTAGAGAAAACCCTTCAGAAATTGGCTGAAAAAGGTAAAATTTCTCAGGAAAAAGCAACAGAGATCAGAAACAATATCGTAAAAGGCGAAGCATTGCAAGATTTAAAAGATTCTGATTTAGTCATCGAAGCGATCATTGAAAACAAAGACATTAAAACCAAAGTGTTTACAGAACTTGAAACTCACGTTTCTGAAAACTGTATCATCGGTTCCAATACATCATCTATTTCTATCACCTCTCTGGGTGCAGAACTAAAGAAACCCGAGCGTTTCATCGGGATTCATTTCTTCAATCCGGCTCCGTTGATGCCTTTAGTGGAAGTCATTCCCTCTTTATTAACAGAAAAAACATTGCCTGAAAAAATATACAACCTCATGAAAGACTGGGGAAAAACTCCTGTTATTGCTAAAGATATTCCCGGATTTATCGTCAACAGAATAGCCCGTCCATACTATGGTGAGGCCTTAAGAATTGTTGAGGAGAACATTGCAACACCGGAACAGGTAGATGAAGCAATGAAAACCCTAGGAAACTTTAAAATGGGACCTTTTGAATTAATGGATCTTATTGGAGTGGATGTTAACTTTGCCGTAACAACAACGGTTTATAAAGATTATTTCTATGATCCTAAATATAAACCGTCTTTACTTCAACAGAGAATGTCTGAAGCTAAACTTCATGGCAGAAAAACAGGAAAAGGCTTTTATGATTACAGTGAAGGAGTTGTAAAACCGGAAGCACAGAAAGATGATGCGCTTTATCAACAGATATTTTTAAGAATCATTTCAATGCTCATCAATGAAGCTGTGGAAGCTAAAAGATTAGGCGTTGCCAATGATGAAGATATTGAACTGGCCATGCAGAAAGGAGTAAATTATCCAAAAGGATTATTAGCTTGGGGGAAGGAAATCGGATACTCCAAAATCTCTGAAACCCTACATAACCTTTACAATGAATATCAGGAAGAAAGGTACAGACAAAGTCCTTTACTTCGTAAACTATAA
- the paaD gene encoding 1,2-phenylacetyl-CoA epoxidase subunit PaaD: protein MVPDPEIPVINIVELGIVREAKITSENSCEVTITPTYSACPAMFTIEEDIIKIMKENGWEAKVVTKMFPIWTTDWLTDEAREKLRAYGITPPEKGADEHHIGKPKKCPRCGSEHTKQISRFGSTLCKASYQCLDCLEPFDYFKCH, encoded by the coding sequence ATGGTTCCCGATCCGGAAATTCCGGTAATCAATATTGTGGAATTGGGTATTGTAAGAGAAGCGAAAATTACCAGTGAGAACTCTTGTGAAGTAACGATTACGCCGACTTATTCTGCCTGTCCCGCTATGTTTACCATTGAGGAAGACATTATTAAGATTATGAAAGAAAACGGATGGGAAGCAAAAGTAGTAACCAAAATGTTTCCGATCTGGACAACAGACTGGCTGACGGATGAAGCAAGGGAAAAACTCCGTGCTTACGGAATCACGCCTCCTGAAAAAGGAGCAGACGAGCATCACATCGGAAAACCAAAGAAATGTCCGCGCTGCGGTTCTGAACATACCAAGCAGATAAGCAGATTCGGATCAACCTTGTGTAAGGCTTCGTATCAATGTTTAGACTGTCTGGAACCTTTTGATTATTTTAAATGTCACTAG
- the paaB gene encoding 1,2-phenylacetyl-CoA epoxidase subunit PaaB, translated as MSQLDMWEVFIQTKPGLSHKHVGIVQAPTAEMALQNARDVYTRRKEGTSVWVVPSKYIVTSEGVDKEAFFDPADDKLYRHPTFYEIPNDVKNM; from the coding sequence ATGAGTCAATTAGATATGTGGGAAGTGTTTATTCAGACTAAACCGGGATTATCTCACAAACACGTTGGAATAGTACAGGCGCCAACAGCAGAAATGGCTTTACAGAACGCAAGAGACGTTTATACAAGAAGAAAAGAAGGAACTTCTGTTTGGGTAGTTCCAAGTAAATATATTGTGACTTCGGAAGGTGTGGATAAAGAGGCATTCTTTGACCCGGCTGACGACAAGTTATACCGTCACCCAACTTTCTACGAAATTCCAAACGACGTAAAAAATATGTAA
- a CDS encoding enoyl-CoA hydratase/isomerase family protein, giving the protein MYTQLDIESHFDGKLKIAYLNQPETMNALTKPALADLKDFIKECSEDETVRCVAISGRGRAFCSGQNLEEAFAVGKEHHDHDIIRKIVVDYYNPLVLEVTRCKKPVIALVNGPAVGAGAMLALICDFVLANNKAYFAQAFSNIGLIPDTGGTYFLPKLLGRQLANYLAFTGKKLSAEESKAYGLVAEVFSEEEFVPKSMEILERMANMPTAAIKLTKKAFANSYNNTLKEQLELEGDLQQEAAETEDFIEGVNAFLQKRKPNYKGK; this is encoded by the coding sequence ATGTATACACAACTCGATATTGAATCGCATTTTGACGGGAAGCTTAAAATAGCATATCTTAACCAGCCGGAAACAATGAACGCCCTTACAAAGCCGGCTTTAGCAGATCTGAAAGATTTCATTAAAGAATGCAGTGAGGACGAAACTGTAAGATGTGTTGCCATTTCCGGAAGAGGAAGAGCTTTTTGCTCCGGCCAAAACCTGGAAGAAGCTTTTGCAGTGGGCAAAGAACACCACGATCATGACATCATCAGAAAAATTGTGGTAGATTATTATAACCCACTGGTTTTGGAAGTTACCCGTTGCAAAAAACCGGTTATTGCTTTAGTAAACGGTCCTGCAGTAGGAGCTGGTGCTATGCTGGCATTAATCTGTGATTTCGTGCTGGCCAATAACAAAGCTTATTTTGCCCAGGCATTTTCCAATATCGGATTGATTCCTGATACAGGAGGAACTTACTTTTTACCGAAGCTTTTAGGTAGACAATTGGCTAATTATTTAGCATTTACAGGTAAAAAGCTATCTGCAGAAGAATCTAAAGCTTATGGTCTTGTAGCTGAGGTTTTCAGTGAAGAAGAATTTGTCCCAAAATCAATGGAAATCCTTGAAAGAATGGCTAATATGCCAACGGCAGCTATTAAATTAACGAAAAAAGCATTTGCTAATTCTTACAATAATACTTTAAAAGAGCAACTGGAACTGGAAGGAGATCTTCAGCAGGAAGCCGCAGAAACAGAAGACTTCATTGAAGGTGTAAACGCCTTTTTACAGAAAAGAAAACCTAATTATAAAGGAAAATAA
- the paaC gene encoding 1,2-phenylacetyl-CoA epoxidase subunit PaaC has protein sequence MNPLYNYLLKLADDSFIMGQRLSEWCGEGPYLEEDIALTNIALDELGQANNFYVYASRVIDNGKSEDDIAFLRYEHEYVNAHWTELPNEDYAQTILKVYVFSVYQKLMYEALSNSANEELAAIAQKSLKEVRYHYTHAASWMKIFAQGTEESKSRLVKAVENIWEYTKGLFAKTEGEDDLVALNIAPNTDPLYEEFLAITKKDFADFGLEYPENPFMQPKSRTGYHTEYFGYILCELQYMQRAYPGCTW, from the coding sequence ATGAACCCATTATATAATTATTTATTAAAACTAGCAGACGATAGTTTCATTATGGGACAGCGTCTGTCTGAATGGTGCGGTGAAGGTCCTTACTTAGAGGAAGATATTGCATTGACAAATATTGCGTTGGATGAACTAGGTCAGGCGAATAACTTTTACGTTTACGCTTCAAGAGTGATTGACAACGGTAAAAGTGAAGATGATATTGCCTTTTTAAGATACGAGCACGAATACGTTAACGCACACTGGACAGAGCTTCCTAATGAAGATTATGCTCAAACAATTCTGAAAGTTTATGTTTTCTCTGTTTACCAGAAACTGATGTATGAAGCATTATCGAATTCTGCTAATGAAGAATTGGCCGCTATCGCTCAGAAATCATTAAAAGAAGTAAGATATCATTATACTCACGCTGCATCCTGGATGAAAATTTTTGCTCAGGGTACAGAAGAAAGTAAGTCCCGTTTGGTAAAAGCTGTTGAGAATATCTGGGAATATACGAAAGGTCTTTTTGCTAAAACAGAAGGAGAAGATGATTTGGTGGCTTTAAATATAGCTCCGAACACAGATCCCCTGTATGAAGAATTCCTTGCGATTACAAAGAAAGATTTTGCAGACTTCGGTCTGGAATACCCTGAAAATCCTTTCATGCAGCCTAAATCAAGAACTGGTTACCATACAGAATATTTCGGATATATCCTTTGTGAGCTTCAGTACATGCAGAGAGCATATCCTGGATGTACCTGGTAA